A window of Numenius arquata chromosome 6, bNumArq3.hap1.1, whole genome shotgun sequence contains these coding sequences:
- the ATP5MJ gene encoding ATP synthase F(0) complex subunit j, mitochondrial: MVQTMLPKSLRAMKFYFTTVYQEIWVGVALTAYVYYKISYGGKKAVADKSSGGGHH; the protein is encoded by the exons ATGGTGCAGACCATGCTTCCAAAGTCATTGAGAGCCATGAAATTCTACTTCACTACTGTGTATCAAGAAATATGGGTTGGTGTAGCATTAACAGCTTATGTTTATTACAAAATTTCTTATGGTG gcaaaaaaGCAGTGGCAGATA AGTCCTCTGGTGGTGGCCATCATTAA